One genomic segment of Plasmodium cynomolgi strain B DNA, chromosome 14, whole genome shotgun sequence includes these proteins:
- a CDS encoding hypothetical protein (putative) yields the protein MKKYLVLLCLLIFTAGRLSVKAIRKKDLRRSLKGGNRNNEDRQKKKNLLNFEIMQDKSSVSNIELNSSTLFNILASTRLMQNSGGATSQTPIYRYVHNIHDHNENNGAVLVFVLFGILIFAVLFFIFYFIFRHHVKHIKFMNSM from the exons atgaaaaaatatctgGTGCTACTCtgtttgctcatttttaccGCTGGTCGTTTATCGGTCAAGGcgatacgaaaaaaagatttaaGGAGGAGCTTAAAAGGAG GGAACCGAAATAATGAAGATCgccagaagaagaagaacctaCTCAACTTTGAAATTATGCAAGACAAAAGCAGCGTGTCAAACATAGAACTAAATTCATCCACGCTTTTTAACATATTAGCATCAACGAGGTTAATGCAAAATTCAGGGGGCGCCACATCACAAACTCCAATTTACAGATACGTACACAATATTCACGACCACAATGAAAACAATGGCGCTGTCTTGGTTTTCGTTCTCTTTggtatattaatttttgcggttttgttttttatcttttatttcattttcagACATCATGTAAagcatataaaatttatgaacaGCATGTGA
- a CDS encoding hypothetical protein (putative) has product MNDRISRDLTKSFLEKREMAKDEVDPRKNWLKRILMNNNSYDLKMFLKAGELKTKDGDYCKSCKTSVKQIYYINTSKVFCEVCEEIFCMYCVKSIDVMKDSQLKYIKVRLCKNCFIYINELKYIIHPNLSIDKKAIDLVNAFNEISSRYTTMCSNVSQLNGLIMLCENNKEYLDNFKTEIKQLMDVIQHDMDFLNAMKKKNNFAADNTLILNKMGKNLILYLKIIRNKIIPSAVDVMNKTKELLYKKK; this is encoded by the coding sequence atgaacgACCGCATAAGCAGAGATCTGACGAAGAGCTTTCTTGAGAAGAGGGAGATGGCAAAGGACGAAGTAGATCCGCGCAAAAATTGGCTAAAGAgaattttaatgaataacAATTCATATGatttgaaaatgtttttaaaagcaGGGGAATTAAAAACGAAGGATGGGGATTATTGTAAAAGTTGTAAAACTAGCGTGAAgcaaatttattacataaacACGAGCAAAGTTTTCTGTGAAGTGTGCGAAGAGATATTCTGTATGTACTGTGTAAAAAGCATAGACGTGATGAAAGACAGTCagctaaaatatataaaagtgaGACTATGTAAGAACTGcttcatttatataaatgaattaaaatatattatacacCCAAATTTGTCCATAGATAAAAAGGCTATTGATTTGGTTAATGCCTTTAACGAAATTTCAAGTCGGTACACCACCATGTGTAGCAACGTGTCGCAGCTAAATGGGTTAATTATGCtttgtgaaaataataaagaatatttaGATAATTTTAAAACTGAAATTAAGCAGCTAATGGATGTTATTCAGCACGATATGGATTTCCTCAATGccatgaaaaagaaaaataattttgccGCGGACAATACGCTTATTCTCAataaaatgggcaaaaatttaatattatatttgaaaattattagGAATAAAATCATTCCCAGCGCTGTGGACGTGATGAACAAAACGAAGGAGTTGCTCTATAAAAAGAAGTAG
- a CDS encoding hypothetical protein (putative), protein MEALFKDLNFAEIRKCVEQDEAQVERVAKWICANNLYISLQMLAKCKNGGKPNLSINVMDELDEKISNPQNEELLSCTKKYVSLLEQIILRYEELNVETNKKIFEIYSTVSLRVLIFSNHDFAPSMQKSVLALIRNIHVKKQHTSCHKNEYSYSLLNCLHNLYFFIYLPDLIFLHCLLIYLCSNVNCDGSSTMGKKEEDKLIIHTLRKISELFERLVFPLNSGKTVHGEALFDESHRPGQVCPVHVHHISDTLNNTDTKIIYKRGKTFKLMYENICSTFDTDKYPVNEIEFHQNYSPENVNVNNFLLLLKIMSPNFIAYLYIIDSSQSYPYAKEAFDTIFFCHFLLHALHKMGKHKWGNQIDQLMFSTISNCRGLLERNYYSPGGWTQTRIHHIKEEDEVEHMKEREKEKREADASVEGTTLRDPPHGNEIGGATKLSENLPHPREDILKGAPPNDEPLTKLRDLHEQEKTTLPDAIFKNRDKLMLKLKSLIIWGYIQADDAEEWNFLNLANCFIFTDDAWSKLYKKGNYLHEYLFKKNNFFTYNYAVFKSTYECKTLNFKYMDFFSYFVALLLLNMVSALTKFYLKMEELYDEETNKTDSEEDSNAQSEQDNSLSYETRDSSSMVEEANPIRKNKIYVLSETDVENGEPIKKCNKCGRSEIFEISLNELGQDVINGHLPFIPPQTNEKFETLFNDFVFICFKLISYPSDDVQAKCLSVLSRLTPNISKVSDLYIKYMNKKIEKLFALIDGGENDYDYKDKGCYCWKNQVVENYIHLICKLDKKININLIKSLQKLINICMFKNYNKDICVIICKNIITSFYYHPLLFPFLLHKYMNILFYLMETNDVDVVADSLRCLFILFQINSDDVKIYCHDIVYRLHLLFNIFNKSDLIDLRKEKIIQLETPVKNSAEEDISTSVTYFLKKFYFQIKHVDRASSEILMLMKLILRCIYITIPVAEYYQLIRIFSDNPLEYDKYSKGFHIFATF, encoded by the exons ATGGAGGCACTTTTCAAGGACTTGAACTTCGCAGAAATACGGAAATGTGTAGAGCAAGATGAGGCCCAAGTCGAAAGAGTTGCCAAATGGATATGCGCGAACAACCTTTACATAAGTTTACAAATGTTggcaaaatgcaaaaatgggggaaagcCAAATCTGAGCATAAACGTAATGGATGAAttagatgaaaaaattagcaaCCCCCAAAACGAAGAATTACTAtcttgcacaaaaaaatatgtctcCCTTTTGGAGCAAATTATTCTCCGTTATGAGGAACTAAATGTAGAAACGAATAAGAAGATATTTGAAATTTATTCGACGGTATCACTGAgagttttgattttttccaaccACGATTTTGCCCCTTCCATGCAAAAGTCCGTGCTCGCCCTGATTCGAAATATACATGTGAAAAAACAGCACACCTCCtgccataaaaatgaatattctTATAGCCTTTTAAATTGTCTACACAAtctttatttcttcatctaCCTACCTGATTTGATTTTTCTACATTGCTTACTAATTTATTTGTGCTCTAATGTTAATTGCGATGGGAGCAGCACAATGggaaagaaggaggaggataaattaattatacaCACGTTGAGAAAAATTAGTGAGCTCTTTGAAAGGCTCGTCTTTCCTCTCAACAGCGGAAAAACTGTTCATGGAGAGGCCCTCTTTGATGAGAGCCACCGACCAGGACAGGTTTGCCCAGTCCATGTTCACCACATTTCAGACACACTCAATAACACGGACACAAAAATTATCTACAAGAGAGGAAAGACATTCAAGTTAatgtatgaaaatatttgctCCACATTTGACACCGATAAATATCCAGTTAATGAAATAGAATTTCACCAGAATTACTCCCCAGAAAATGTAAACGTAAATAACTTCCTCCTGCTACTGAAAATTATGTCCCCCAACTTTATCGC GTACTTGTACATTATAGACTCCTCACAAAGTTATCCTTACGCGAAGGAAGCTTTTGACACCATTTTCTTCTGCCACTTTTTGCTCCACGCACTGCATAAGATGGGAAAGCATAAATGGGGAAACCAAATTGACCAGCTAATGTTCAGCACAATAAGCAATTGCCGTGGTCTTCTGGAAAGGAATTATTACTCCCCAGGCGGATGGACCCAAACACGAATTCACCACATTAAAGAAGAAGACGAGGTGGAACACAtgaaagagagagaaaaggaaaagcgaGAAGCAGATGCATCGGTGGAGGGAACCACTTTGAGGGACCCACCTCATGGGAATGAAATCGGGGGCGCTACCAAACTTAGCGAAAATTTGCCACATCCGAGGGAGGACATCCTGAAGGGGGCCCCCCCCAACGATGAACCCCTCACGAAATTACGCGACCTTCACGAACAGGAAAAGACAACTCTCCCGGATGCTATCTTCAAAAATAGGGACAAACTGATGCTCAAATTGAAGAGCCTTATCATTTGGGGATACATCCAAGCAGATGATGCGGAAGAATGGAACTTTCTAAACTTAGCAAATTGCTTCATCTTCACGGATGACGCATGGAGTAAgctttacaaaaaggggaattacCTACACGAATATTTattcaagaaaaataatttttttacatataactACGCCGTTTTTAAAAGCACATACGAGTGTAAAACGTTGAATTTTAAGTACatggattttttctcctatttTGTTGCCCTACTCCTACTTAACATGGTATCCGCACTAACCAAGTTTTACCTGAAAATGGAGGAATTATATGACGAGGAGACGAACAAAACGGATTCTGAAGAAGATTCCAACGCGCAAAGTGAACAAGACAACTCTTTGTCATATGAAACGCGAGATTCCTCCTCCATGGTCGAAGAAGCAAACCCGATtagaaagaacaaaatttatgtgCTCTCCGAGACGGACGTAGAAAATGGAGAACCTATAAAGAAATGTAATAAATGTGGAAGATCAgaaatatttgaaatttcGCTTAACGAACTCGGCCAGGATGTTATCAATGGACACCTCCCGTTCATTCCTCCACAAACAAATGAAAAGTTTGAAACCCTTTTTAACGACTTCGTTTTTATCTGCTTCAAATTGATCAGCTATCCTTCCGATGATGTGCAGGCCAAGTGCCTGTCAGTTCTATCTCGTCTTACACCGAACATCAGCAAGGTAAGCgatttgtatataaaatatatgaataaaaaaatagagaaattATTTGCCCTTATTGATGGAGGGGAAAACGATTATGATTACAAGGATAAGGGGTGCTACTGCTGGAAGAACCAAGTTGTCGAAAACTACATTCATCTGATATGCAAACTGGACAAAAAGATAAACATCAATTTGATAAAATCATTACAAAAGCTAATAAATATCTGTATGTtcaaaaattacaataaagatatatgtgtaataatttgtaaaaatatcattacATCCTTTTATTACCACCCATTATTATTCCCATTcttattacataaatatatgaacatacTTTTTTATCTCATGGAAACAAACGATGTCGACGTGGTGGCAGATTCGTTGAGGTGTCTTTTCATACTATTCCAGATAAATTCGGATGACGTTAAAATATACTGCCACGATATTGTGTACAGATTGCATCTACTCTTCAATATTTTCAACAAATCGGACTTAATTGATttgagaaaagaaaaaatcatccAACTGGAGACCCCTGTAAAGAACAGTGCTGAAGAAGACATCTCCACCAGTgtcacttattttttaaaaaagttttattttcaaattaaacaCGTAGATAGAGCCAGCTCAGAAATTTTGATGCTCATGAAACTTATTTTGCgctgtatatatattacaattcCTGTCGCAGAATATTATCAGCTCATTCGTATATTTTCAGATAACCCCCTGGAATATGACAAATATTCGAAAGgcttccacatttttgctacTTTCTAG